The proteins below come from a single Stutzerimonas stutzeri RCH2 genomic window:
- a CDS encoding helix-turn-helix domain-containing protein: MVERFECWARSQLAKGFSLAEAASAAGTSERTLARRLQSVLGKTPLSYFQDLRVEHAVHLLRTGNASVDQVAAQVGYSDGVTLRALLRRKLGRGVRELRRGG, from the coding sequence ATGGTGGAGCGCTTCGAGTGCTGGGCCAGAAGTCAGCTCGCGAAGGGGTTCTCGCTGGCCGAGGCGGCCAGCGCCGCGGGCACAAGCGAGCGCACCTTGGCGCGGCGGCTGCAAAGCGTTTTGGGCAAGACACCGTTGTCGTATTTCCAGGATCTGCGCGTGGAGCATGCCGTCCATCTCTTGCGCACCGGAAACGCGAGCGTCGACCAAGTCGCCGCACAGGTCGGGTACTCGGATGGGGTGACCCTGCGGGCCCTGTTGCGCCGCAAGCTGGGCCGGGGTGTCAGGGAGTTGCGACGCGGTGGATGA
- a CDS encoding LysR family transcriptional regulator produces the protein MLNRMEMVRIFCTAAEAGSFREAATRLGISPQGVTRAIQALETELGESLFHRNTRQVSITAFGQDYAKDARSALDHFDTLFRSHRTEPELSGKVGITAPHAIGRRFLIPFLQPLAAAHPDLQFDLRLEDQMTDAVEAHIDIGIRVGVIRDRRYVARALAPVPFYVVACPSLIGQKTPPKSLDALAKLPLSVLIDRKNGRPWPWLFADGQTFAPRQPALICDDPDTELEATLAGMCFGQIPAYLAEPHLRSGKLVAVLADHAPAPWDLFIYRPQQGPVSKRVRLVYDHLKQAFSNPKLFPQGLGT, from the coding sequence ATGCTTAACCGCATGGAGATGGTTAGGATTTTTTGCACAGCAGCAGAGGCAGGTAGCTTCCGCGAAGCGGCAACTCGATTAGGCATCTCCCCACAAGGGGTGACTCGAGCCATTCAAGCCCTGGAAACTGAGCTTGGCGAATCACTGTTCCACCGCAATACCCGCCAGGTGAGCATCACTGCTTTCGGTCAGGATTACGCCAAAGATGCCAGGTCAGCTCTGGATCATTTCGATACGCTATTCCGGTCGCACAGGACGGAGCCTGAGCTGTCAGGTAAGGTGGGGATTACGGCTCCACATGCTATTGGCAGGCGCTTCCTAATACCGTTTCTTCAGCCCCTGGCCGCTGCACATCCTGACCTGCAATTCGATCTCCGCTTGGAAGATCAGATGACTGATGCCGTTGAAGCGCATATCGATATTGGTATCCGGGTGGGGGTTATTCGCGACCGGCGCTACGTTGCACGTGCCTTAGCTCCCGTGCCGTTTTACGTTGTCGCGTGCCCGTCTCTCATAGGCCAAAAGACACCACCTAAATCTTTGGATGCCTTAGCTAAGCTGCCACTTTCAGTCCTGATCGACCGGAAAAATGGCCGCCCTTGGCCTTGGCTATTTGCCGACGGGCAAACGTTCGCGCCCAGGCAGCCAGCGCTTATCTGTGATGATCCAGATACGGAATTGGAAGCCACCCTGGCAGGCATGTGTTTTGGCCAAATTCCTGCCTATCTGGCTGAGCCTCATCTGCGGTCAGGAAAGCTGGTTGCCGTTTTGGCTGATCACGCTCCAGCACCATGGGATCTGTTCATATACCGCCCGCAGCAGGGTCCTGTATCGAAGCGGGTGCGATTGGTGTACGACCACCTTAAGCAGGCTTTCTCAAACCCCAAGCTATTTCCCCAGGGCCTGGGGACATAG
- a CDS encoding S-(hydroxymethyl)glutathione dehydrogenase/class III alcohol dehydrogenase, producing MKSRAAVAFGPGKPLEIVEIDVEPPRKGEVLVRITNTGVCHTDAFTLSGEDPEGVFPAVLGHEGAGIVVEVGEGVTSVKPGDHVIPLYTAECGECLFCKSGKTNLCVAVRATQGKGVMPDGTTRFSYNGQPIYHYMGCSTFSEYTVVAEVSLAKINPDANPEHVCLLGCGVTTGIGAVHNTAKVQPGDSVAIFGLGGIGLAAIQGARQAKAGRIIAIDTNPAKFELARTFGATECLNPKDFDKPIHEVLIEMTGWGVDHTFECIGNVNVMRSALEAAHRGWGQSIVIGVAGAGKEISTRPFQLITGRTWKGSAFGGVKGRTQLPGMVEDAMKGEIDLAPFVTHTMGLDDINKAFDLMHEGKSIRTVIHY from the coding sequence ATGAAATCACGTGCAGCAGTTGCCTTCGGGCCTGGAAAGCCACTGGAAATCGTCGAGATCGACGTCGAGCCGCCGCGCAAGGGCGAGGTGCTTGTCAGGATCACGAATACCGGCGTTTGCCATACCGACGCCTTCACCCTGTCGGGCGAGGACCCGGAAGGCGTGTTCCCGGCGGTGCTGGGCCATGAGGGCGCCGGCATCGTGGTCGAGGTCGGCGAGGGCGTGACCTCGGTCAAGCCGGGTGACCACGTGATCCCGCTGTACACCGCCGAGTGCGGTGAGTGCCTGTTCTGCAAGAGCGGCAAGACCAACCTGTGCGTGGCGGTGCGCGCCACCCAGGGCAAGGGCGTGATGCCCGATGGCACCACCCGCTTCAGCTACAACGGCCAGCCGATCTACCACTACATGGGCTGCTCGACCTTCAGCGAATACACGGTGGTGGCCGAAGTCTCGCTGGCCAAGATCAACCCGGACGCCAATCCCGAGCATGTCTGCCTGCTGGGTTGCGGTGTGACCACCGGCATCGGCGCTGTTCACAACACGGCCAAGGTTCAGCCGGGTGACTCTGTGGCCATCTTCGGCCTCGGCGGCATCGGGCTCGCTGCGATTCAGGGGGCACGCCAGGCCAAGGCGGGTCGCATCATCGCCATCGACACCAATCCAGCGAAGTTCGAGCTGGCTCGTACCTTCGGCGCGACCGAATGCCTCAACCCGAAGGACTTCGACAAGCCGATTCACGAGGTTCTCATCGAGATGACCGGTTGGGGTGTCGATCACACCTTCGAGTGCATCGGCAACGTCAACGTGATGCGCTCGGCACTGGAAGCAGCACATCGTGGCTGGGGCCAGTCGATCGTCATCGGCGTGGCTGGTGCAGGCAAGGAAATTTCGACGCGCCCGTTCCAGTTGATCACCGGTCGCACCTGGAAGGGCTCGGCTTTCGGCGGGGTCAAGGGCCGCACTCAACTTCCCGGCATGGTGGAGGACGCAATGAAAGGCGAGATCGATCTCGCCCCGTTCGTCACCCACACCATGGGCCTCGACGACATCAACAAGGCCTTCGACCTGATGCATGAAGGCAAGTCGATTCGCACGGTGATCCACTACTGA
- a CDS encoding glutathione-independent formaldehyde dehydrogenase: MKAIVYNGPRDVSVQNVPDAKIERPTDALVRVTSTNICGSDLHMYEGRTTFETGRVFGHENLGEVVEVGAGVERVKVGDMVCLPFNIGCGFCENCEKGLTGYCLTANPGSAGAAYGFAEMGTYDGGQAELLRVPFADFNCLVLPEDAKEREDDYVMLSDIFPTGWHATRLAGLQPGESIAIYGAGPVGLMAAHSALIQGASQVFVIDDQPDRLKLAAQMGATPINSVEQKAVDEILNYTDGKGTDRGCECVGYQCCDKHGHEVNHLTMNNLVASTKATGGIGVVGLFVPQDPGAKNELAKEGKMAFDFGSFWFKGQKIGTGQANVKAYNRQLAELIHHGRAAPSQIVSHRLKLDDGPSAYKHFDARDKGWTKVVMKPAA, encoded by the coding sequence ATGAAAGCAATCGTCTACAACGGCCCGCGTGACGTCAGCGTCCAGAACGTCCCAGATGCGAAGATCGAGAGACCAACGGATGCTCTCGTTCGAGTCACATCCACGAATATTTGTGGTTCCGATCTGCACATGTACGAAGGCAGAACCACCTTCGAGACGGGTCGAGTCTTCGGTCACGAGAACCTCGGTGAGGTGGTCGAGGTAGGTGCAGGAGTTGAGCGCGTTAAGGTTGGAGACATGGTCTGCTTGCCCTTCAACATCGGCTGTGGTTTTTGTGAAAACTGCGAGAAAGGACTTACCGGCTATTGCTTGACCGCCAATCCAGGCAGCGCTGGTGCCGCCTACGGCTTTGCAGAGATGGGCACTTATGACGGTGGCCAGGCCGAGCTGCTGCGAGTTCCCTTCGCGGACTTCAACTGTCTCGTGCTGCCTGAGGATGCGAAGGAGCGCGAGGACGACTACGTCATGCTCTCCGACATTTTCCCCACGGGATGGCACGCAACAAGGCTGGCGGGGCTGCAACCAGGCGAGTCCATTGCCATCTACGGCGCAGGCCCGGTCGGCTTGATGGCGGCGCACTCCGCGCTTATCCAAGGCGCTTCGCAGGTCTTCGTAATAGACGATCAACCAGACCGCTTGAAACTGGCTGCCCAGATGGGGGCCACGCCAATCAATTCCGTCGAGCAGAAGGCTGTCGATGAAATCCTGAATTACACCGATGGTAAAGGCACGGATCGTGGGTGCGAATGCGTGGGCTACCAGTGCTGCGACAAACATGGCCACGAGGTGAATCACCTGACCATGAACAACCTCGTCGCCTCGACCAAGGCAACCGGTGGTATCGGAGTAGTCGGGCTATTCGTTCCCCAAGATCCGGGTGCCAAGAACGAGTTAGCCAAAGAAGGGAAGATGGCTTTCGACTTCGGTTCCTTCTGGTTCAAAGGGCAGAAAATCGGCACCGGGCAAGCCAACGTCAAGGCGTACAACCGCCAGTTGGCTGAGCTAATTCATCACGGGCGTGCCGCACCCTCGCAGATCGTTTCCCATCGATTGAAGCTGGATGATGGCCCAAGTGCTTATAAGCACTTCGATGCACGAGACAAGGGGTGGACGAAGGTTGTGATGAAGCCTGCGGCTTAG
- a CDS encoding SDR family oxidoreductase: MSNNISGKVVVITGASSGLGEVTARHLAALGARVVLAARRKDKLDALVAELTNAGGQAIAYQTDVTSQEEVKTLIQGAVDTYGRIDVLINNAGLMAIAPLSDTRTDEWDRMIDINIKGLLYGVAAALPVFQKQNSGHFINIASVAGLKVFSPGGTVYSGTKFAVRAISEGLRHEVGGSIRTTTIEPGAVDSELKFGSTHQQSRDFVVDFYKHAIPAESVARAIAFAIEQPADVDINEIVLRPTVQEF, translated from the coding sequence ATGAGCAATAACATTTCTGGAAAAGTTGTCGTTATCACCGGTGCCAGTAGCGGCCTGGGTGAGGTTACTGCACGCCACCTTGCTGCGCTTGGCGCTCGCGTAGTGCTGGCTGCACGTCGCAAAGATAAACTCGACGCATTGGTGGCTGAGCTGACCAATGCAGGTGGTCAGGCAATCGCGTATCAGACCGATGTTACCTCTCAGGAAGAGGTCAAAACGCTCATTCAAGGTGCCGTGGACACCTACGGTCGCATTGATGTACTGATCAACAATGCCGGACTGATGGCGATTGCACCGCTCAGCGATACTCGCACTGACGAGTGGGATCGCATGATCGATATCAACATCAAGGGTCTGCTGTACGGAGTCGCGGCTGCATTGCCAGTCTTCCAGAAACAAAACAGTGGTCACTTCATCAACATCGCATCGGTTGCAGGCCTGAAGGTGTTCAGCCCAGGTGGCACCGTGTACAGCGGCACCAAGTTTGCTGTGCGGGCTATCTCCGAAGGACTGCGTCACGAAGTCGGTGGCAGCATCCGCACCACGACTATCGAACCGGGCGCCGTGGACTCCGAACTGAAATTCGGCAGCACCCACCAACAGAGCCGCGATTTCGTGGTGGACTTCTACAAGCATGCAATTCCCGCCGAATCGGTCGCTCGAGCTATCGCCTTCGCAATTGAGCAGCCTGCTGACGTGGATATTAACGAGATCGTTCTGCGCCCAACCGTGCAGGAATTCTAA
- a CDS encoding metal-sensing transcriptional repressor, protein MPHGPEEKKQALDAGAECPAILQQLAAVRGADNGLMATVMESYLREEFPSSEIRSDSQNKSIDETISIVRSYLR, encoded by the coding sequence GTGCCACATGGCCCGGAAGAAAAGAAGCAAGCGCTCGATGCAGGTGCTGAATGCCCTGCAATTCTTCAGCAGCTTGCAGCTGTTCGTGGGGCTGACAACGGATTGATGGCAACGGTTATGGAGAGCTATCTACGGGAAGAGTTTCCCAGTAGCGAAATCAGGAGCGATTCGCAGAACAAGTCCATTGACGAGACCATCTCCATCGTCCGCTCCTACCTGCGGTAG
- a CDS encoding VOC family protein, with translation MSTPVISGDGIFSHIFIGAADLQKSVAFYAAALGALGIKNLGPFNNGWVLFGREKPAFIIARPGNGEAPSSNGVTIGFAAATPAEVDAFHAAGLAAGGTDEGQPGARGHLPGAYAAYLRDPAGNKVCSYTFV, from the coding sequence ATGTCCACTCCTGTCATTTCTGGCGATGGCATCTTTTCGCACATCTTTATCGGCGCTGCCGACCTTCAGAAGTCGGTCGCGTTCTACGCCGCCGCTCTGGGTGCTCTTGGCATCAAGAACCTCGGTCCTTTCAACAACGGATGGGTACTTTTCGGTCGCGAAAAGCCGGCTTTCATCATCGCCCGCCCGGGCAATGGTGAAGCGCCTTCCAGCAACGGCGTGACGATCGGCTTTGCGGCCGCCACTCCCGCTGAAGTGGATGCCTTCCACGCCGCCGGCCTTGCCGCAGGCGGCACTGACGAGGGCCAACCTGGCGCACGTGGTCACCTGCCGGGTGCCTATGCTGCCTACCTGCGTGATCCGGCGGGCAACAAGGTCTGCTCGTACACCTTCGTCTGA